A window from Hemibagrus wyckioides isolate EC202008001 linkage group LG17, SWU_Hwy_1.0, whole genome shotgun sequence encodes these proteins:
- the rab4b gene encoding ras-related protein Rab-4B, with the protein MSETYDFLFKFLVIGSAGTGKSCLLHQFIENKFKQDSNHTIGVEFGSRVVNVGGKTVKLQIWDTAGQERFRSVTRSYYRGAAGALLVYDITSRETYNALTNWLTDARTLASPNIVIILCGNKKDLDADREVTFLEASRFAQENELMFLETSALTGENVEEGFLKCARTILNKIESGELDPERMGSGIQYGDASLRQLRQPRGSAAQTKQQCNC; encoded by the exons ATTTCTTGTTTAAGTTCCTTGTGATTGGCAGTGCGGGGACTGGGAAATCCTGCCTCCTTCATCAGTTTATCGAGAACAAGT TCAAACAAGACTCCAATCACACCATCGGAGTGGAATTTGGTTCGAGGGTCGTCAACGTTGGTGGAAAAACAGTCAAACTGCAGATCTGGGACACAGCAGGACAGGAGCGCTTCAG GTCAGTGACTCGTAGCTATTATCGGGGCGCCGCTGGGGCTCTTCTTGTCTACGACATCACAAG TCGAGAGACCTACAATGCACTGACTAACTGGCTGACGGATGCTCGGACACTGGCCAGCCCCAACATTGTCATCATCCTTTGCGGAAACAAGAAAGATTTGGATGCAGATCGTGAGGTCACCTTTCTGGAAGCATCTCGTTTTGCCCAAGAGAATG AGTTGATGTTTCTGGAGACAAGTGCGCTAACTGGGGAGAACGTTGAAGAGGGTTTTCTCAAATGTGCCCGCACGATTCTTAATAAGATCGAGTCTG GTGAGCTTGACCCTGAAAGAATGGGCTCTGGTATCCAGTATGGCGACGCATCCCTGAGGCAGTTGAGGCAGCCACGGGGCTCTGCTGCACAAACCAAACAGCAATGTAACTGCTAG